A region of Vitis vinifera cultivar Pinot Noir 40024 chromosome 13, ASM3070453v1 DNA encodes the following proteins:
- the LOC100852494 gene encoding anthocyanidin 3-O-glucoside 6''-O-acyltransferase, with protein MAPPIAVRVLDRYRVAPPPGSAPPTSLPLTFFDIPWLLFPPSQPLFFFQFPIPTSHFTSVTLPKLKHSLSLTLLEYFPFSGRLSHYPESETPAIVYAEGDSVGMTVAEADGDFDNFCGHHSKDACEFHQLVPRLSESDEVPMMAVQITVFSNAGISIGLALHHAVSDGRTFTNFMKTWSSIYRNGEKSLPKSFPLPFYDRSVIKELKGLKEIFLQQWRKHKKYLSKTSREDREDDSVRATFVMSPREMEKVKKWIMAHCRRKGKPPPPLLSAYVLTCAFVWVCLCEARAGRVSTAPPDTCFFGFNAGGITRLDYPVPVAYLGNCVAFGRAVAGRSDLMGEEGIVVAAEAIGRKIKELDGEVLGGAERWILEWEVLIGSEVHVVVLGSPKLDLYEVDFGWGRPRKIEEVSIDEMKSGISLTESRDIKGGIEIGLVLPNDQMDVFASLFHGGLKVLP; from the coding sequence ATGGCTCCGCCCATCGCTGTCAGGGTGCTCGACCGCTACCGTGTCGCTCCTCCGCCAGGCTCCGCTCCTCCCACCTCCCTCCCCCTCACCTTTTTCGACATCCCATGGCTCCTCTTCCCCCCCTCCCaacctctcttcttcttccaattCCCCATTCCCACCTCCCACTTCACTTCCGTCACTCTCCCTAAGCTCAAACACTCCCTTTCACTTACATTGCTGGAGTACTTCCCCTTCTCCGGCCGGCTAAGCCATTATCCGGAGTCCGAAACCCCAGCAATTGTCTACGCGGAGGGGGACTCCGTGGGGATGACCGTGGCGGAGGCGGACGGAGATTTTGATAATTTCTGCGGGCACCATTCGAAGGACGCCTGCGAGTTCCATCAGCTCGTCCCTCGATTGTCAGAATCCGACGAGGTTCCGATGATGGCGGTGCAGATTACAGTGTTCAGCAACGCCGGCATCTCCATCGGCCTCGCTCTCCACCATGCTGTATCAGACGGGAGGACATTCACCAATTTTATGAAGACGTGGTCTTCGATTTACAGAAATGGTGAAAAGTCCCTCCCAAAGTCTTTCCCTTTGCCATTCTACGATAGAAGCGTTATCAAAGAACTAAAGGGGCTGAAAGAAATATTCTTACAACAATGGAGAAAGCACAAAAAATACCTAAGCAAAACCAGTAGGGAAGACAGAGAAGACGACTCCGTCCGAGCCACATTTGTGATGAGTCCAAGAGAGATGGAGAAGGTAAAGAAATGGATAATGGCTCACTGTAGAAGAAAAGGCAAACCTCCGCCGCCACTTCTATCCGCCTACGTCCTCACCTGCGCGTTCGTCTGGGTTTGCCTCTGCGAGGCTCGCGCAGGCCGCGTCTCGACCGCGCCGCCTGACACTTGCTTCTTCGGCTTCAATGCAGGCGGCATCACCCGCCTGGACTACCCCGTGCCGGTGGCCTATTTGGGCAATTGCGTGGCGTTTGGGCGGGCGGTGGCTGGGAGGAGCGACCTGATGGGAGAGGAGGGGATAGTGGTGGCGGCGGAGGCGATCGGGCGGAAGATCAAGGAGCTGGATGGGGAGGTTTTGGGGGGAGCGGAGAGGTGGATTTTGGAGTGGGAGGTGTTGATAGGAAGCGAGGTCCATGTGGTGGTTCTGGGGTCACCGAAATTGGATCTCTATGAGGTTGATTTTGGATGGGGGAGGCCCAGGAAAATAGAGGAGGTCTCCATTGATGAGATGAAATCAGGTATTTCCCTGACTGAAAGCAGAGACATCAAAGGTGGGATTGAGATTGGATTGGTTCTTCCAAATGATCAAATGGATgtttttgcttctctttttcATGGAGGTCTCAAGGTTCTTCCTTAA